aattttgtaaatcacgtcacctaagtgatatttatatggatagcaaaaataaaatttaaaaaattttaaaaatttgtttttgttttataacaaaattttcaaattatttttgaaactgctagTGTATACTGAAACCAATAACAAATCGCACGGTTTTCAGAACATGGTGAAATgcgtttttcgttttttaaaccATTAGCGATTTGAAAACGCTGCGTTTTCCAGAACATGGgtgaaagttaaatattttttactatttgttataaattatagcgagagagaaaaatagaaaaaagtaaatgaacacttTACCGGTAAAATCTTGTAGGTAaagaaatgtataatttttgtaacgtttatatttttaaaatattgcgaacAACATAGCAATAATCTCCAAATTATTTATCGTATTTTTatgcaaaccttaatgttaatttagttcaaacttgattcatatcttcatacatataattaaattatactgagtaacaaacgagtaaaatataataaatatgaatacatttagcGATACTAGATTTgttatttatcaactaaaatagaggatatagctactttccttcatataaacgtacatatttattttcaatcggttttgaaatctgaacaataccaaaaatgattgaagacatacattgacaatatacttattttggatataattggaatttaaaattacacatgaattacacattcattcaattacacatgggctacacactTCCAAGttgaaattacacacaatatgtgtaattacacatgaagtggcaacactgcgTCGCACACctagttcaaaagtgacacacctcaaaattttaatttttcagaaatcgaaaaaaaatacatatcgcgttctttataatttgtaacaatttgtacaaattatcactggaagttacgggattccgttcgtttacttttgaaaacttgtaacgagagaccaagagagtgttaaaagtgataGAGAACATAttaatcaggcctgtcacagaattccattccgatcgaaagtggaattaattccgtattttgcttcttcagaaaaagtaaaacgaaaatttctttcggaatgaaaccactttcagttttcaaagtggaattgatatttgattgtaattatttgcttttctaaaatttgtagtcaatttctgtaccaaaaccttcacatttgttttaatatgaaaaacgctgtcaaattaaaaaataaagaaatacagaattattaaatatttttggcattaataaattacacggaatctgaagaaccaaAAGAGAAaacgatcggaataaaaactacggaattgaaaccattccgaacaaaatgtgtgacatgcctgaatatttagatattttttagcTGGACAGTAAACAATATCAACataagaaatatgtttaaaacatatggttgcaaatgtaaacaaaactaaaatgttgaaaattaataaatttaccagttttgcaaagaaaagcagtaaaataacacaaaactaacgttttaatttgatttataactgagattgagagtaatttatttttagtctCTAAAACACGCGAACACATCTAATGTTAACAACAAAATACGCAgatattttttacatagttTAAGCATATAAaccagaaaaatttattttcgggTTTTAATATCATGAtagaactacatacatacatatgttagtTATGCACCATTTTTTAGTAACTACTAAAAAAGTATTATCGAGTAATCGATACGAATTTgccggtttattcgttatttgaaaataaaatgtacatatgaagtatgtatgtatgtatgttgttcaTTATTGTGGACGGAGAATACGAGTATATCCATAGGCGGAAAGGgcaaaattgaattaattatcaACATTATCATCCCCAACTTGGTAATTTTCAACACAATCACTGACTATTATTCATCATATTAGATGTTGTTGATGATGGAGGttttgttatacatacatacatgcatatatttatttactaggTAGGtaggtatgtatataaattagggGTATAACTTATAAATGATTTGTCAAAAGGTTTAAAGAAtaggaaatttaattagaaCAGAAGATGAGAGAGCAAAACCAAAATCTGCTTTAAAATACCCCAATACATAAGATAATAGTTTCTAATTCAATGCCAAACATACGATGGATGATgaaccaattttattttaatcaattaaCTCTTGAAACTCTTTGTACTACTTAGACACGATAAGCAGTATatgcatatacatattttattgccCACAACGTGGTGCCCTGTAAATGTTTTGTCCGAAAGCAGTTATACcccttatatacatatgtattcatGTATAGGAATTTTTACAATCACATCTGTGGACCTAAGTATGtgttcaagggtttttgtgtttttatccataattttttaatttatcaattattCAATCAGAACAAAGAACATGTAGTGAGCTCATAATTGAATGTTTATTTCTCTGTATGATCAAATTAATTCCATgataattaacaattttatactgtattattgtattatacaatatttgaatatgtGTTCGAATATGTACAAGTAATAATTAGCCGACACAATTGATAAATAAGTCATGTTGGgtgaaattgttttgaaaactgTTATTAAAGCTAAAGTGATCTATCGATAAGTGAGGATCCTTAATTTATATAGACattttgttggtgttttttaGTCATACCACACAAACGTCAGGATGGTTGCCATCCTGTGAAGACTGGAGCAAACAGGAGGAGTTGCCGTATGGGTGGGAAAGAGCTATAGATTCGAAAGGACGTTCTTATTTTATCAAGTGAGTACAACACAAAAGTATAGTTTTCGTTTATGGGGAGatatgattaattttaatgatttattgtAGCCACCTAAATAAAACTTCAACATATGAGGCGCCCGAATGTGTAAAGTGGGATGAAAATCCTCCAGAACCTAGAGTTGTGGTCTTACAGCGTAGTTCTACAATGGGGTTTGGTTTTGTTGCCGGCAGTGAGAGGCCGGTAATCGTTCGATTTGTTACTGAAGATGGACCAAGCATGAATAAACTGCAGCCAGGTGATCAGATTTTAGCTGTAAACGGTGAAGATGTGAAGGATGCTCCGAGAGATCGTGTAATACAGTTGGTAAGAGCCTGTGAGACACAAGTGACTTTGTTGGTATGCCAACCTGCACACAATATAATACCGGGACGTAAATCGACCCTGTTGTCGGCGGGAAAACGCGCTAAACTAAAAACTCGACCTAGTCGAGTACGTTTTGCCGAAAGTGTTTGCGTTAATGGAGCTCCATTGTTTCCGGTATGTTGTAACagtaacatttaaataaaattaatatacaaatcATGTCCAAATATAGCCTTCAGCCTTTTCTCTGGGAGATATATGTGTACCACCTATGGCGAATGTTTTGAAAGTCTTTTTAGAAAATGGTCAAACGAAATCCTTTAAATATGATGCAACTACAACTGTGCAGgtaattaacataaaaataaaactattaaactataaaaataaaaaaataaaaaatttacttatgtGACATTCAGGATGTGGTTACCTCATTATTGGACAAACTATGTTTTATATCTGGTGAAATATTTAGTCTTGTATTGGAACATGTCAAAAGCCTCAGACGCAATAAGCTGACATTACTGGATCCGGAAGAATCATTAGCAAAAGTATGATATccctattatttatatttacatacatacatatttattttgaaaaactccCACAAGCCTCTAAAGGCCTAATTGGCAATTCTATGATATTGTATTTCCCTGTCGATACCTTCATTCTATAACATGATAAGTCTAAGTCAAAGTTTCTTGAATCTTAATATCTTATGAAATGGACAATTGAGTCTTGTTGGGTTTGTCTGgtattatttagaattttgttagtttaaatagtttttttttaaatttgtagcacaaataataatttttcttgcATTCCTTTGTGTGATTAACATATTTAAATCCATCGTTATCTGTGTTATTAgtatatacttacatatatgaAATATGGAATATGAAAATGCATTATTATTAGCCATGTACGCATAATTTGTAATTCATAAATAAACTTACATTAACTGTGGatatatagtttttattaatgcttatattcataaaaatagattGCTTCTCGTCCTGGGGCTCATAAATTGCGTTGCCTGTTTCGGGTAACTTTCGTGCCTATTTCCGCAGCTGAGTTGGCTCAAAGGGATCTGAATGCTTTGGACTATTTGTATCTACAATGTTGCAATGATGTGACACAAGAACGTTTTGCTCCCGAGCTCCAACCAGATGTTGCTTTGCGTTTAGCTGCTTTACACATGCATCAACATGCCTTGGCCAATAGTGTTCCAGCGTCGAAGTTAACTGTCAAGGTAGTTGAGTAAGTTCAATATTAATAAGCGAATAGTAAGTTTAAGCGAATGTAAGTTAAATAAttgtgtatttattatttttgtttcagaCGCGAATTCGGTTTGGAGCGTTTCGTGCCTGCCTCACTTTTCGAGGGTATGAAACGCAAAGAGTTGAGACGattaatttcacattttttgaaaatgaatgCCGAGATGACAGGTTCATCAACTAAAGTTTTAACACAATTACAggtacttatatacatacatatgtacatatatgaagAAATCTCACAAAATCACATTATCTATAACTATAAtttaacaaactaaataaattgcAGGCTAAATTACATTATTTGGATATTATTGCTAGTTTACCTAGTTATGGAGCTAAATGCTTTAGTACCAACCAAAGAGAGGGTGTTGAAAGAGTTCTTTTAGTAAGCCCAAGATTTGGCTTAAGTCAAATATCAAGTGCCAGAAATTCAGTGGTACGTATTTGGTATTTTCCGAAAATTTTACATACTTTCATAGATACATAATTTTGAATCGGAATCATTAACTGTTGTTTCTTTGAAAGCCCCAACCAATATCAGCAATAGAAGATTTTAGTCACATCATTGTTCAGAGGGAAGATGACATCACATGTAGTGTTACTATTTTTATGCAGGGTGATCgttctgtaaaattttttatggagGATCGAGATGCATGTGAGTTCTCACTGTGCTTGGGCGGTTACTACAGGTTATTGACGGGTGAGTGACCGAATTTCAGactaattttgtgaattttttttaaatcaaatactATTTCACATTGATAGACAAAATCCTCCCAGTCTCACGAGAACGAGAGCCAATTGATGAGGACAATGCACCATCATATCTTGCTCAACATACAGTGTTACCAGCATTTTGGAGTTATCTATTACCGTTTCACAATAGAGCTCATAGTATAAATTTCCTTATGCCTACGCCATACCATCCCAGCAAATTTAAATCACAGCACAGTGGTGAAACAAGTCATCAACAGGAGCAAGCCGACAGTAATACAAACAAAACTCTAATTATATCAGAATGTTCTCATCTACATTCAAATTTGCCTTTGCTCTCTTCAACAGCCATGGACTTGGATATTCACAGTGTCATGGCAACTGAACTTTTAGAGGAAGCCAAAGATTCAGGAATGAGTGATAGCAGCGGTGGTGGTAGCAATTGTGGAGATCGAGCTAATAACAACTTAAGCAATTCTGCTAAAATGGAAGCCAAAAATGAGGAAGTTTTTAGGCGGGTGCAGGAAATGCAAAAGATGGTTGAAAACTCTGAACAGTATTTGAATGAGCAAGGAGAGCTAGTTCAGGACTTTAGATTGACAAACACTAATTTATCTTATAGTTCAGCTGTGGTGTCATGGCAAAGTCCGACAAGTGCTTTGACTTCTTCGAATGTAAACTCCAGCGGAGTTATTGAATTTGACAGTGATTGCGATAGCCTCAATAGCAGTAAGCTATCTTCTAATGAAGAAACTCCCCAGCAAGGTTCTTTGAAGCATAGTGACTCATTGGTTTTATTGGCAGAAACAATAAATCATGATTTAAGTGGTATTACTCAAAGTTTAAATTCCATTGGGGAGAATGCATTTGAGGTAAGGCGGAAGAAACCCACACTCGTAGATACATCAAGTCCCAGGCCAGAACGAAAAGTCAACGGTTTCAGCCAACTTCTAAGTAACTTACAAGCATTAGGTACTGATTTTTCACAAAGTGAAAGTGATTCAGAATCAATAGCATCGCCCACAAACTCCCCCACTGCTCGAAGGCCTTCATTGCTAAACACAAATGATAAATCTAGTCGAAAACAGAATCTAGCATACCGCTCTAGTTTTGGTCTTCACAGCCCCGACAGTAGTAATTTCGGTATGGAAACAAAGGACTATAATCTCAAAGAATATCTGAAACAGCTGAAGGAAATAAGTAATGTTGATAACTTGAATCAGGATACAGATGTAGCGGCAAAGAAATTATCAGAAATATATGGTTTTGAAATACGTGAAGACACTTTCATTGAAACTGATACCGATTTAATAGATTTACGTGCCATACCGCCCCCACAAACACCAGATGAGTTGGATGCTCTGTCATTACTTAATGCACCGCCCAAAGGATTCGGGGATTTAACAAAGAAAGCTTTTAACGATATGGGTCAAGAGCATGATTTAGAcaagtttttggaaaaagtggTTGTAGCGCCGCCTACACAGAAAGCAACCCCCGCAAAAGAATTAACACCCGAGGAGATAATGTCGTTTATAATACCTCCACCTCCTAACTTAGATGAGGTTGACAGTATCACACATAAAGAGGAAGCTGAGTTTGTAGAGAGTTTGTACAGCAATTCGTCTACGACTAACAGAAATGCTAAGCCACCATTGGCACCCAAACCCAATGATGATTCAAAAAAGCTTGAAATTAAAAGCCACATTATTGAGTATGCAACCGTagaaagaaaaagtaaattttcttgCTGTCCCAAGTCGAAAAAGGAAGAAACCACCGACACATGTGAAGAGATATTAGAAACTCTTAAACCGCCTCCTAGATTACAACCCTCAGAACAAACAGTGCCTGTTAGACCACCAAAGAGTGCCGAACTAATACAGCGTTAttcgcccaaaaaacaaaacttaaactctTCACCCTTTCCGCAAAGGAATGGTTTGCAGTCAGATGTTTTCGAAAGTAATCCGCCAGTGCTGCCACCACGAACATCATTCAGTACTAGTCCACGTGCGGTTTCTCAGGAGGAACGTCAAAATATAACGTATACGGTGAGTCCGTCAGCCCCAAAGAAACCTCCACTACCTCCAATAACTGCGAGACCAATGATAAGAAAAAGTCCTTTACCTATGAACTATCCCGCAGCAATTGAAGTCTCATCAGCACCACCCACGCAGCCACGAGTGTTTCCATCATCCAATAGCTCGGCTGTACGTAGCCCAATATTAACACCACAATCACAACCTTCACCATCAATACCCATGCAAGAACAGATCAATCAGCATTCCGTTTCAAGTAATCGGGAATACCGAGATCAACGATATCCACCACCTCCTTATCCACTATTATGTTCTCCCCAAATGCAAAGAAAAATCCACAACACCAGCCCAATCAGCCAAAGTCATATGAATACAAATTCAGCAAGAGGTTTCACCATCACCGGCAATAAATTGATTATTAAAAATGGCCATATCATAGATCCAGAAGCTCTGTTGGCAAAAACCGATGTGGCTATGGCTGGTTTACTAGTCAAACTAGATCAAGTGGCTGCCCAGTGTACTGCAGCGCAATCAGCTGGCGGTGGATCTAGTATCGATGAAGATAAATTCCAAAAGGCTCGCAACGAATTAACCGAACAAACATTAGTATTAGTAACTGCCTCAAAATATTTAGTTGTTGCCATGTCTGACATGACACTCTCGTCATTGCCAGAGCATCTGACATCATGTCTTACTGCCATAAGGCGCATAACTGAATTGGCACAAGATATGACACGACATACATCGTCTCCCCTTCAAACACGTAATATAGTGCTTAAAGTCCACGATGTCGCCTCATCATTTCGAGAATTGGTTGGTGTTCAAATGGGACCTTTGGGGGCTGGCCAGTTGGCTTTACAAGCCGAATGTTTGGCCAATGTTTTAGCTACACTTTTACGAAGTCTAAGAGTTTTTTCTCCTTGAACTAATAACCAACCAAAAAATACTATTATCCACATCctacaataatatatttttcatattttttccatatacatatgtatacatatcattaatttgtatatttattaaattatctaaACATATCgtaaataatttatgtatatttaaaatatctacatatgtatgtatgtgtgtatactAGTGTTAGTataaacatatgtacattagtgtGGCCCAATTTGTATGGAGGAAAAATAAGGTGTTGATGTTCCCTACTAAAATGAACGTTTAGTTTTTTTGAGGAGACCATTTCCGGatcaaaagttaaaaatttccttttttaaggtttttatcatttctttttttcatatttctcgcaaaggaaacatatgaaatattggtatcaaGTGAATGGTCTAGACCTACATGTTCTATACAATCACACACAATattgatatcaaaataagcgaaaTTTCATAAGCTCTCCACtgatatataacaattttaattatttgtcatGCTTATAATAAAGATAATATAAAGCTTACTATTTTACGACTTTATAGATATATTAGATAAACATTTTGTGTCTTGAACATGAAGCTAACATCAGATTGGGAAGAAAATTGGTTCCAAAAATTTGAACAAGATTGAATTTTAAGGTTTATAACGATTTCATTTAcactaattattttaaataattacatgtaaaaacttaaaaacactTAAGATTTATGAAAATGCATTAAAAACGCTTTTTAAAGATCACTCACATGACACCAATATTTCATGTTTCCTTTttgagaaatatgaaaaaagatttttgatattgacgccaggataaacattttgaaaaacgtTATCTTCGAATGaagttaacttttattttagttgggaacatctacaactttttttgtgggggccaccctaatactcATGCATGTATACATGTGTAGATACTAACGTACAATTTATATctttaaaataatacatataaattacaattctattataaattttctttcgttCCGTTACAGGTTAAAAAGTAATGTgtctgataaaatttaatttataattcatATGTAGGTACACTCCTGTTCGTTATATCTCCCCCCTTATCTATAAGAATATATGTAAATCTTACTCTAACATTCAACTATGTATTTACCATATAataccaaaaacaaacaaaaaaaaaaaaagaaataatctCCAATCATAAATACTTACTATAaacattcattaatttattagaaaattctTACGagataacatacataaataaatagtacatacatatatgcaatatatagtacatacatacaaaaaaaaacatacatataatataTTATTAGCCATAACATTAGTTTACCTTTTTAGATCTACTGAGATTTAAATACGATATCGAATACAATATTCAATGAAGAAATTAATTGATTGAACCAAATTAAAGTCATGCTATATTTGTTAAGGAATCTCAGAATTTGAaccagtatatatatatatatatatattgaatatacatacacacatactacatacttatttttcatttacttatagaaaattaaaacgatttttaaattttacctcTTTGTTTTTTGTCATTGTTTacgtatacatacataatatgtatgcatatacattatgtatattaaaattagCGATATTCACGATCTCGAATATTTGAAACAAACtgctaaaatatatgtatatttttagtaaattttaaaacagtGGATACtaaatttactaaatattttattattaactttTTGTTGATAATTCCCTACTTTCTTGCTCAGATTTGCCATATCTCAATGAACAAAacgattttattatttacatcacATGTGcatattttgttgcaaatatttcaaagttttaaagATTGCATACAAGCAATaaaacggaaaaaaatattcgtGTGGTTATATTGTCATTATATTTTTACCTTTCGTATGttgtttgaacatttttaattaaaattatttttttgtttgaagttttttttcaaaaatctaaacGGTGAGAATATacatattagtaaaaaaaactatgtgaaaacaaaaacgacACTCGTATCATACGTAGTGGTTACAAAATcgttctataaaaatttaattttattttgaaaacggAATTACTTTTCTAATCAATTGTTTACAAACAGAAACAAggttttacaaattgtttttcgGGTACTCCTTTCAGATTGTTTTTTTACTCGTCATCGTGAATAGcctattttgtattaaaaataaaatatacaaatatttaatatgtagttaactaatatgtaataatttatttattcaacgGTGTTTACATACtccgatttgaaaaaaaaaacaaaatatatatacatttatatttgaccaaaccaaaatcaaaattttaacctgtGTGTGATAATAAGTcaagtttattaatattttgttaaaatttatttacaacatcgCTGCattatacaatacaaaaattattttataaaaacttaaattgtaattgatttttttttaattattgctgGGTAAAATCATGTTTGTATTAACAAATAAGAATAGTActtctataaatttaatgaaaatttgtacaaatgttCTATCTTACTAAACTTAATTAAGGTCAGACATTTATTCAAAAAAGGGTGACCaccatttttagcaaaaatgtttgaaatatttaacgaaaaaaaacgTGAACGCAATTTCTCTTTTGATTGAAcaaatattacaacattttgacTAAACAAtcattagtttaaaaaatatcgcaatataattatattgtttgaGGATACAtactcatataaaaatcatttataataaaataaacatttgttcaaAATAGTGGTTACGTTTTTTCGTCCAATATTTCATCAATGTAAACGTACATTTACTCTTACAGGTTTGAAAAGTAccaattggaaaccttacactagctatattactacttgtacaaGAAACTAGTTCGGGGTGGATGCATATTCACTAAGAAACAATAGTCAGATATTCGtcttaagtttttgaaaataaattgaagtaaattaaatcctctaaaatataccacttcgatgaCCAATTGCAATGCAGAATGTGGCCGTTGGTATTTTGGTACTCACTGATGATGCAGAAAATGCTAAAATTGAGAGTAGACGCACAATTCATAATTACAAatagagagcagtacaaataagagtTACGTGGCTTAGTGATTATGTTATTTGACTATGAGTTCAACCCCGCTCTCTGAAATTTGTATACACACCATCTagttcaatgaactgcaggATATGTATTCAGTACTCCCACCTGCAAATACTATAAGTGgttatgtttataatttttatttttatttgacagtCTAAACATACCTTAAGAAATGTTCATTATTTTACCTGTTTATTCCGAAATAGTTGGGTATGCTTTGAGCGTGTCATTCTCAATTGTTAgcagaatatatttaaatatatatggtgGTTAGCAGACTTATTATTTTCCTATATCGTTTTTTGTGAATGTATTCCATTCATAGTTgagaatttattagtaaaaaaatatatcgagggactatattcaaaaccctctatctttgattttcacgaaaatgactttttgatggtaaaattttcagtaaaacagcccttatctatggtgtgaatttcataacaaacatattttttttttttgcttttttatttgcatttttattatttctctatcttatacaattattttttccgaatgcaatcatttcaattttcaatcatttatcaaaatagcgaatgccgattctgaattgaattaccatgaaaatattttacatttttgtttttggaaaatataatgtacatggcataaaaataaatggttaaagttggagtttgcttaaaaagtgtctacttttaaagtgtcaTCTATTATATTACTATAATTTACACCAAactcaaataattaaaaaagcaaaaaaaaaaattcttctataactttatgtttaatattgtttattgttaatttttgttatcttatgttgtattattagccaTTAAAAGCAGCTGTAACAACTGCAAATATTAGAACATGTAACAAACAAAGCAATatttcttgaacattttgtaCGGTACTCCCATCCACACTACAACAGaccttttatatttatttttagacactttaattcatttattttaatttttatcataacttgttaatttgttttaattaatttttatgtataattcttgcatataattaataaaataaaaacatacatacgtatattAGACTTGGCAATAATTTGTTTCAGATGggcctattttttatccaaaattttAGACCAATCGATTAACTTGAATCGATATCATGTTTAAAATcttgtaaaaatatataaacgtgTATGTTTAACCaattatattgatttttaattgatttcCGGTTCCTGTTATCGtaattgaccaaatatgttttaaataacaGTACTAATTCTTTTAATTATCCTCTTCGGAGGATAATTCTTCTGGGGTACAAATGTAaaactattatatttttattggaaGTAGTATAAAAAAGAATAATCCAATCTATCAAATTGGAGAGAATCGAAAATACTTCCAAATGTGATGGCAGTATCATTTACTAAAACTTAAGGCAAATA
The nucleotide sequence above comes from Calliphora vicina chromosome 1, idCalVici1.1, whole genome shotgun sequence. Encoded proteins:
- the LOC135949159 gene encoding uncharacterized protein LOC135949159 isoform X1, which translates into the protein MMLLPSGRSNSDVHPVNNTKNCQFSTRTSSPQLTINSGNKTENGGYALSASTPSSTSTAATLASAASEPYTNSASAPNSTLSTPPSNHQSHTIQMPNNGTVTASGNVLLSNSPGSQSETGTTTAGRYTNGQKVTFMANGNISSSTGALTTMTSSSPGNWEDIDQHLDAIQTKLKEGWTAHLGKEGRLYYCNHTTQTSGWLPSCEDWSKQEELPYGWERAIDSKGRSYFINHLNKTSTYEAPECVKWDENPPEPRVVVLQRSSTMGFGFVAGSERPVIVRFVTEDGPSMNKLQPGDQILAVNGEDVKDAPRDRVIQLVRACETQVTLLVCQPAHNIIPGRKSTLLSAGKRAKLKTRPSRVRFAESVCVNGAPLFPPSAFSLGDICVPPMANVLKVFLENGQTKSFKYDATTTVQDVVTSLLDKLCFISGEIFSLVLEHVKSLRRNKLTLLDPEESLAKIASRPGAHKLRCLFRVTFVPISAAELAQRDLNALDYLYLQCCNDVTQERFAPELQPDVALRLAALHMHQHALANSVPASKLTVKVVEREFGLERFVPASLFEGMKRKELRRLISHFLKMNAEMTGSSTKVLTQLQAKLHYLDIIASLPSYGAKCFSTNQREGVERVLLVSPRFGLSQISSARNSVPQPISAIEDFSHIIVQREDDITCSVTIFMQGDRSVKFFMEDRDACEFSLCLGGYYRLLTDKILPVSREREPIDEDNAPSYLAQHTVLPAFWSYLLPFHNRAHSINFLMPTPYHPSKFKSQHSGETSHQQEQADSNTNKTLIISECSHLHSNLPLLSSTAMDLDIHSVMATELLEEAKDSGMSDSSGGGSNCGDRANNNLSNSAKMEAKNEEVFRRVQEMQKMVENSEQYLNEQGELVQDFRLTNTNLSYSSAVVSWQSPTSALTSSNVNSSGVIEFDSDCDSLNSSKLSSNEETPQQGSLKHSDSLVLLAETINHDLSGITQSLNSIGENAFEVRRKKPTLVDTSSPRPERKVNGFSQLLSNLQALGTDFSQSESDSESIASPTNSPTARRPSLLNTNDKSSRKQNLAYRSSFGLHSPDSSNFGMETKDYNLKEYLKQLKEISNVDNLNQDTDVAAKKLSEIYGFEIREDTFIETDTDLIDLRAIPPPQTPDELDALSLLNAPPKGFGDLTKKAFNDMGQEHDLDKFLEKVVVAPPTQKATPAKELTPEEIMSFIIPPPPNLDEVDSITHKEEAEFVESLYSNSSTTNRNAKPPLAPKPNDDSKKLEIKSHIIEYATVERKSKFSCCPKSKKEETTDTCEEILETLKPPPRLQPSEQTVPVRPPKSAELIQRYSPKKQNLNSSPFPQRNGLQSDVFESNPPVLPPRTSFSTSPRAVSQEERQNITYTVSPSAPKKPPLPPITARPMIRKSPLPMNYPAAIEVSSAPPTQPRVFPSSNSSAVRSPILTPQSQPSPSIPMQEQINQHSVSSNREYRDQRYPPPPYPLLCSPQMQRKIHNTSPISQSHMNTNSARGFTITGNKLIIKNGHIIDPEALLAKTDVAMAGLLVKLDQVAAQCTAAQSAGGGSSIDEDKFQKARNELTEQTLVLVTASKYLVVAMSDMTLSSLPEHLTSCLTAIRRITELAQDMTRHTSSPLQTRNIVLKVHDVASSFRELVGVQMGPLGAGQLALQAECLANVLATLLRSLRVFSP